From one Myxococcales bacterium genomic stretch:
- a CDS encoding aldo/keto reductase, with translation MNFGKRVDAKAAQRIIDRAFERGVRLLDTANVYENGTSERIVGEAMKARPGAFRVATKVGLGRHQGRSEGLSPEAVALACDESRRRLGVETIDVYYLHAPDPATPIEQTLSAVLGLVAKGHIGAFGLSNYASWQVLEVLHLTERAASPRPVVAQQLYNLVVRQLDVEYAGFAARYALHTTTYNALAGGLLARELDIATVPKGSRFEHNAMYRRRYWSPPLFAARARYAALAHESGLSLIDLAYRFLRSRELVDSVLVGPASVEQLDVALDALSAPPLSADLLARIDAAALELAGTDARYAR, from the coding sequence ATGAACTTCGGCAAGCGCGTCGACGCGAAGGCCGCGCAGCGAATCATCGACCGCGCCTTCGAACGAGGCGTGCGGCTCCTCGACACCGCGAACGTCTACGAAAACGGCACCTCGGAGCGCATCGTGGGTGAGGCCATGAAGGCGCGCCCTGGGGCCTTTCGCGTGGCCACGAAGGTCGGCCTCGGTCGCCATCAAGGGCGCAGCGAGGGTCTCTCGCCCGAGGCGGTCGCTTTGGCCTGCGACGAGAGTCGTCGTCGCCTCGGTGTCGAAACCATCGACGTCTACTACCTGCACGCGCCCGATCCCGCGACGCCCATCGAACAAACGCTTTCGGCCGTCCTTGGTCTCGTTGCGAAGGGCCACATCGGAGCCTTCGGTCTCTCGAATTACGCGTCGTGGCAGGTGCTCGAGGTCTTGCACTTGACGGAGCGCGCCGCCTCGCCTCGGCCCGTGGTGGCGCAACAGCTCTACAACCTCGTCGTTCGTCAGCTCGACGTCGAATACGCGGGCTTCGCGGCGCGCTATGCGCTCCACACGACGACCTACAACGCGCTCGCGGGAGGTCTCCTCGCGCGCGAGCTCGACATCGCCACGGTGCCGAAGGGCTCGCGCTTCGAACACAACGCCATGTACCGGAGGCGCTACTGGTCGCCACCGCTCTTCGCGGCCCGCGCCCGCTACGCCGCGTTGGCCCACGAGTCGGGACTCAGCCTCATCGACCTCGCCTACCGCTTTCTAAGGTCACGAGAGCTCGTCGACTCGGTCCTCGTGGGGCCCGCCTCCGTCGAGCAGCTCGACGTCGCGCTCGATGCGCTTTCGGCGCCGCCGCTCTCCGCTGACCTCCTCGCTCGCATCGACGCCGCCGCCCTCGAGCTCGCGGGTACCGACGCGCGTTACGCGCGATGA
- a CDS encoding serine/threonine protein kinase, which produces MPSRQVIEDARSLVGSTVRGKWRLDALLGVGGSAAVYSATHRNGKRGALKILRGDLADDLDLRSRFLKEGYVANLVGHPGVVAMIDDDIDVEGTPFLVMELLEGSPLDRLVKKGRPMPLARALEIGEAVLDVLAAAHEQGIVHGDIKPGNVFLTTAGEVKVLDFGIAHVSDDTVRMTAEDALGTPAYISPEQARGDDVDGRTDLWALGALMIALISGRRPREGKTVVDELRMAATEPLAPVRQLAPAVSEELAKVLDRAVSFAPRDRWPDATTMQQALRLALLLEQAKSPVEERLDLATPRPGARSGDTRASNERGPRKTTPPPLPPGAPGARGPKPDPLRLLRGRDGSTDTRVATRRVDVSSLGRLSSYPPGSTTTSRIAFASTTDLAAESTSGTVPARGGKVRSVAQLLALVAAMTAGALYADPMFDASTWSAEAWRAQAGSLLELAGAEPEETLGAGASDAGTPDATRSDASR; this is translated from the coding sequence GTGCCCTCGAGGCAAGTCATCGAAGACGCCCGTTCGCTTGTTGGAAGCACCGTGCGCGGCAAGTGGCGCCTCGATGCCCTCTTGGGGGTCGGCGGCAGCGCGGCCGTCTACTCCGCGACGCACCGCAACGGCAAGCGCGGCGCGCTCAAGATCTTGCGTGGCGACCTCGCCGACGACTTGGACTTGCGCAGCCGCTTCTTGAAGGAAGGCTACGTCGCGAACCTCGTTGGGCATCCCGGCGTGGTGGCCATGATCGATGACGACATCGACGTCGAGGGCACGCCCTTCTTGGTGATGGAGCTCCTCGAGGGATCGCCGCTCGATCGGCTCGTCAAGAAGGGGCGTCCGATGCCGCTCGCTCGCGCGTTGGAGATCGGCGAGGCGGTCCTCGATGTCCTCGCCGCGGCGCACGAGCAGGGCATCGTGCACGGCGACATCAAGCCGGGCAACGTGTTCTTGACGACCGCCGGTGAGGTCAAAGTCCTCGACTTCGGCATCGCGCACGTGAGCGACGACACCGTCCGCATGACGGCGGAGGACGCGCTCGGCACGCCGGCATACATTTCACCGGAGCAAGCCCGCGGTGACGACGTCGACGGTCGGACCGATCTGTGGGCCCTGGGCGCGCTGATGATCGCCCTCATCAGCGGCCGGCGGCCGCGCGAGGGCAAGACGGTCGTCGACGAGCTACGCATGGCGGCCACAGAACCGCTCGCTCCCGTGCGGCAGCTTGCGCCGGCGGTGAGCGAGGAGCTGGCCAAGGTCCTCGACCGCGCCGTCTCCTTCGCGCCGCGGGACCGATGGCCCGACGCCACGACGATGCAGCAAGCGCTGCGGTTGGCTCTCTTGCTCGAGCAGGCGAAAAGCCCCGTAGAGGAGCGACTCGACCTCGCGACGCCAAGGCCTGGGGCGAGGTCAGGCGACACGCGCGCCTCGAACGAACGAGGTCCTCGGAAGACGACGCCGCCGCCGCTCCCGCCGGGGGCGCCGGGAGCGCGCGGACCGAAGCCGGACCCCCTGCGCTTGCTCCGCGGGCGCGACGGCTCGACCGACACGCGCGTCGCCACGAGGCGCGTGGACGTCAGCTCGCTAGGACGACTGTCGAGTTACCCGCCGGGCTCGACCACCACGAGCCGCATCGCCTTCGCGAGCACGACCGACCTGGCGGCCGAGTCGACGAGCGGCACCGTTCCAGCGAGAGGCGGAAAGGTCCGGAGCGTCGCGCAACTGTTGGCGCTCGTGGCCGCCATGACGGCGGGTGCGCTCTACGCTGACCCGATGTTCGACGCGTCGACATGGAGCGCGGAGGCGTGGCGTGCGCAGGCCGGCTCCTTGCTCGAGCTCGCTGGCGCGGAACCTGAGGAGACGCTTGGCGCCGGCGCGAGCGACGCAGGCACACCAGACGCCACGCGAAGCGACGCCTCCCGCTGA
- a CDS encoding phytanoyl-CoA dioxygenase family protein codes for MSPEADVLPVTDEAIAAAIGSYEREGYAELGPVAPPAVLAGLRARADALMDGDIVYEGMFFQRDAESGDYHELPYGRGFEGPTRNYRKIEKLELDPVFTQWMKNSVFQRIAQRVLGNDVFLLRAMMMTKPARGGTPLPWHQDGGRFWGVDPTPRLQLWTALDDAPFASGCVEVVPGTHHAGLATLQGGVVPAKFLAEANAEARARPLPAKAGDVLLIHNMMWHRSGVNATDAPRRAFSVCFVDANTRCTRTRKAPRQFMRVFG; via the coding sequence ATGAGTCCCGAGGCCGACGTCCTTCCGGTGACCGACGAGGCCATCGCTGCGGCTATCGGCAGCTACGAGCGTGAGGGCTACGCCGAGCTGGGCCCCGTGGCGCCCCCCGCCGTGCTTGCAGGCCTCCGCGCCCGCGCCGACGCGCTGATGGATGGTGACATCGTCTACGAAGGGATGTTCTTCCAGCGCGACGCAGAGAGCGGCGACTATCACGAGTTGCCCTACGGCCGCGGGTTCGAGGGCCCGACGCGCAACTATCGCAAAATCGAGAAGCTCGAGCTCGACCCGGTCTTCACTCAGTGGATGAAGAACTCGGTCTTCCAGCGCATCGCGCAGCGCGTCTTGGGCAACGACGTCTTTCTCCTCCGCGCGATGATGATGACGAAGCCGGCTCGCGGCGGAACGCCGCTCCCGTGGCATCAAGACGGCGGACGCTTCTGGGGCGTCGACCCGACGCCGCGTCTTCAGCTTTGGACGGCCCTCGACGACGCGCCCTTCGCATCGGGGTGTGTCGAGGTCGTGCCAGGGACGCACCACGCGGGCTTGGCGACGCTGCAGGGCGGCGTCGTGCCCGCGAAGTTTCTCGCCGAAGCCAACGCCGAGGCGCGGGCCAGGCCTCTTCCGGCGAAGGCCGGCGACGTGCTCCTCATCCACAACATGATGTGGCATCGATCGGGCGTAAACGCGACCGACGCTCCTCGTCGGGCCTTCTCGGTCTGCTTCGTTGACGCCAACACCCGCTGCACGCGGACGCGGAAGGCACCCCGTCAGTTCATGCGCGTCTTTGGCTGA
- a CDS encoding ABC transporter substrate-binding protein, whose amino-acid sequence MSVLLSRRHLGLVAASLALATTSCSKAKNDEFVVGAFLSLSGSDSAFGVDTKNGIEQAVNEQNAAGGVKGKKIRVIYEDDRSMPSEASNKVRQLIDRDQALAILGEVASSRTEPAAIVANEKKVPLITPSSTNVSITKNREYAFRVCFTDDQQGDVAARFVKETLKKTNVALLYVAQDNYSSGLAQSFKLSFEKLGGKIVADKGYQKGETNYTTHLETIKAASPEIIFAPIYYNDMVQVARQAKAAGIAGNTFVGGDGWDANELLKGAGAELEGAFFTNHYAPDVPWENAQAFLKTYRAKYNVEPTSMAAQGYDAAKLLFDAMGRAPEPTREAIKDAIKATKGFQGATGTLTIDKDHNANKPIVIVQIRGKQFKYSTQLVAQ is encoded by the coding sequence ATGAGCGTGCTCCTTTCCCGTCGCCACCTCGGCCTCGTGGCGGCGTCTTTGGCCCTCGCCACGACCTCTTGCTCCAAGGCAAAGAACGACGAGTTCGTCGTGGGGGCGTTCCTCTCCCTCTCGGGCTCCGACTCGGCCTTCGGCGTGGACACCAAGAACGGCATCGAGCAGGCGGTCAACGAGCAGAACGCCGCCGGCGGCGTGAAGGGCAAGAAGATCCGCGTCATCTACGAAGACGATCGCTCGATGCCGTCGGAAGCGTCCAACAAGGTTCGCCAGCTCATCGACCGCGACCAGGCGCTCGCCATCCTCGGCGAGGTGGCGTCGAGCCGCACCGAACCGGCGGCCATCGTGGCCAACGAGAAGAAGGTGCCGCTCATCACGCCGTCGTCGACCAACGTGTCGATCACGAAGAACCGCGAGTACGCCTTCCGGGTCTGCTTCACCGACGATCAGCAAGGCGACGTGGCAGCGCGCTTCGTCAAAGAGACGCTCAAGAAGACCAACGTCGCGCTGCTCTATGTGGCGCAGGACAACTATTCGTCGGGCCTCGCGCAAAGCTTCAAGCTCAGCTTCGAGAAGCTTGGCGGCAAGATCGTCGCCGACAAGGGCTACCAGAAGGGCGAGACGAACTACACGACGCACCTCGAGACCATCAAGGCCGCGTCGCCGGAGATCATCTTCGCGCCGATCTACTACAACGACATGGTGCAGGTGGCGCGCCAAGCGAAGGCGGCGGGCATCGCCGGCAACACGTTCGTCGGCGGCGACGGATGGGACGCCAACGAGCTCTTGAAGGGCGCCGGCGCGGAGCTCGAGGGCGCTTTCTTCACCAATCACTACGCGCCCGACGTGCCCTGGGAGAACGCGCAAGCGTTCCTCAAGACCTACCGCGCCAAATACAACGTGGAGCCGACGAGCATGGCGGCGCAGGGCTACGACGCAGCGAAGCTCCTCTTCGACGCCATGGGCCGCGCGCCGGAGCCGACCCGCGAGGCCATTAAGGACGCCATCAAGGCGACGAAGGGCTTCCAAGGCGCAACCGGCACCTTGACCATCGATAAGGATCACAACGCCAACAAGCCCATCGTCATCGTTCAGATCCGGGGCAAGCAGTTCAAGTACTCGACGCAGCTCGTCGCTCAGTAA
- a CDS encoding branched-chain amino acid ABC transporter permease: protein MDRIFSTLLTGVAQGAMIALVALGYTLVYGVLKLINFAHSEIFMMGAYAGLFAIMAFGAEANPVLAATMGTLIAMVACSALGIAVERTAYRPLRGRGKGSLVRVTPLVTALGMSVLLQNLAQLVFTAQYRSYPPLFEQSRMRLIIVVTSVVVMAGLELIVKKTWFGKAMRALSTNEEAARLMGVRTSRVIAMTFALGSSLAALGAVLFCLDQSPAYPTMGLVIGTRAFVAAVLGGIGSITGAMLGGLLLGVLGELMKLTDYSGGVDVLVFAVLIVVLLLRPSGLLGQSRIEKV from the coding sequence GTGGACCGAATCTTCAGCACGCTGCTGACGGGGGTCGCGCAAGGCGCGATGATCGCGCTCGTCGCCCTCGGCTACACGCTCGTCTACGGCGTGCTCAAGCTCATCAACTTCGCGCACAGCGAAATCTTCATGATGGGCGCCTACGCGGGGCTCTTCGCCATCATGGCCTTCGGCGCCGAAGCGAACCCTGTCCTGGCGGCGACCATGGGCACGCTCATCGCGATGGTCGCCTGCTCGGCGCTCGGCATCGCCGTCGAGCGCACCGCTTATCGCCCTTTGCGGGGTCGCGGCAAGGGCTCGCTCGTGCGCGTGACGCCGCTCGTGACGGCGCTCGGCATGTCGGTGCTCCTACAGAACCTCGCGCAACTCGTCTTCACGGCGCAATACCGCTCGTATCCGCCCCTCTTCGAGCAGAGCCGGATGCGCCTCATCATCGTGGTAACGAGCGTCGTCGTGATGGCGGGGCTCGAGCTCATTGTAAAGAAGACGTGGTTCGGCAAGGCCATGCGCGCCCTTTCGACCAACGAAGAGGCCGCGCGACTCATGGGTGTTCGCACGTCGCGGGTCATCGCCATGACGTTCGCGCTCGGCTCCAGCTTGGCCGCGCTGGGAGCGGTTCTCTTCTGCCTCGATCAATCGCCCGCCTACCCGACCATGGGCCTCGTCATCGGCACCCGCGCGTTTGTCGCGGCTGTCCTTGGCGGAATCGGCAGCATCACCGGCGCGATGCTCGGCGGCCTCCTCCTTGGCGTGCTGGGCGAGCTCATGAAGCTCACCGACTACTCGGGCGGCGTGGACGTCCTCGTCTTCGCGGTGCTCATCGTCGTGCTCTTGCTTCGACCCTCCGGGCTCCTCGGCCAGTCGCGCATCGAGAAGGTGTAG